One stretch of Miscanthus floridulus cultivar M001 chromosome 18, ASM1932011v1, whole genome shotgun sequence DNA includes these proteins:
- the LOC136524125 gene encoding uncharacterized protein, with product MPGPTEATTKEPDFEPVREPDMFDNEEEYVGVDDEHIYISVPPAQPTTNATATQPVDDNSDYIPAEGGVPLEAEVNDADPQEINVLHDPENPNIVKGALFPDIIAFRKAVRHYAVITGFEFADVKTDKTRFIAKCKAEGCPWRIHASRIYDGKTIEIKVLPAEHNCPTTKLREGKMATQDWCASRLTEWLKKNPNKGAKDARDKLEDDYGIKLKYSKAWAGMKLALQHIHGKYEESFQLLVNWKAQMELSSPESIVEIEVEGNKKKRFKRIFVALKPCVDGFLVGCRPFVGVDATCLNGKYTGQLALATAVDGHNWLYHLAYAIFDSETEDNWKWFIEQLHKAIGSPEGLVICTDACKGLGSAVGAVFPQAEYRECMRHLYSNFMKHYQGDVFTDHLYPAARSYTEGLFKWHMQKIFDVAPDAIEFLEQHHNRLWYRCGFSDKSKCDYLTNNVSESCNAQIRHMKGLLLHELVDGLRELIMEKRFLRRKIAREMRDGILPNVMKELNAISNNLKVVKVSSSDEDVAEVTLLDNWNNQRRHTVDLQHHSCSCREWQLTGKPCKHALAWILSNRGMKIEDYVHEYYSVPRFRAAYEGRVEPFPDRTQWPVVDLGFTIFPPLLGRPPGRPRVQRIRGCLEGKANKKKVKCKRCGDFGHFAKTCKFAEVDSDGEIRGRSQNKRKRQQDDDTAGPSEVKKKKTAQKKKKSPKRKKTPKKKKTPVKKKQQKATAAPQPRVVTSLSQFLNTQLTAHVTDS from the exons ATGCCAGGACCTACTGAAGCTACAACAAAGGAGCCAGACTTTGAGCCTGTTAGGGAGCCAGACATGTTTGATAATGAAGAGGAGTACGTGGGCGTTGATGATGAACACATCTATATCTCAGTACCACCTGCACAGCCAACCACAAATGCCACTGCAACACAACCAGTTGATGACAATTCTGATTATATTCCTGCTGAAGGAGGTGTTCCTCTTGAGGCAGAAGTTAATGATGCAGATCCTCAGGAGATAAATGTCCTTCATGATCCAGAAAATCCCAACATTGTGAAAGGTGCCTTGTTTCCTGATATCATAGCATTCAGGAAAGCTGTGAGGCACTATGCTGTGATCACTGGATTTGAATTTGCTGATGTGAAGACTGACAAGACCAGGTTCATTGCCAAGTGCAAAGCTGAGGGCTGCCCATGGAGAATACATGCATCAAGGATTTATGATGGCAAAACAATAGAG ATTAAAGTATTGCCTGCTGAGCATAACTGTCCTACTACAAAGCTGAGAGAAGGAAAAATGGCAACACAAGACTGGTGTGCTAGCAGGTTGACAGAATGGCTCAAGAAAAATCCAAACAAAGGTGCCAAGGATGCTAGGGACAAACTGGAAGATGATTATGGGATCAAGTTGAAGTATTCTAAGGCATGGGCAGGTATGAAGCTAGCTCTTCAGCACATACATGGTAAATATGAGGAAAGTTTCCAATTGTTGGTGAACTGGAAAGCACAAATGGAGCTTAGTTCACCAgaaagcattgtagaaatagagGTAGAAGGGAATAAGAAGAAGAGGTTCAAAAGGATTTTTGTAGCCTTAAAGCCTTGTGTAGATGGATTTTTGGTAGGTTgcagaccatttgtaggggtagATGCCACATGCTTAAATGGTAAATACACTGGGCAGTTGGCTTTAGCTACTGCTGTAGATGGGCACAACTGGTTGTATCATCTGGCTTACGCCATTTTTGACTCAGAGACAGAGGACAATTGGAAATGGTTTATTGAGCAGTTGCATAAAGCTATAGGATCACCTGAAGGCCTAGTGATCTGTACAGATGCTTGTAAAGGTTTAGGAAGTGCAGTGGGAGCAGTGTTCCCGCAAGCTGAGTACAGAGAATGCATGAGGCACTTGTATTCAAATTTCATGAAGCACTATCAGGGAGATGTCTTCACTGATCATTTGTATCCAGCAGCAAGAAGCTACACAGAGGGGCTGTTCAAGTGGCACATGCAGAAGATATTTGATGTTGCACCAGATGCCATAGAATTCCTGGAGCAGCATCACAACAGACTGTGGTACAGATGTGGGTTTTCAGATAAGAGTAAATGTGACTACTTGACCAACAATGTATCCGAGAGCTGTAATGCTCAGATCAGGCACATGAAAGGACTGCTGCTGCACGAATTGGTTGATGGCCTGAGAGAGCTCATCATGGAGAAGAGGTTTTTGAGGAGGAAGATTGCTAGGGAAATGCGTGATGGTATACTCCCTAATGTCATGAAGGAGTTGAATGCTATCAGCAATAATCTCAAAGTGGTTAAGGTATCAAGTAGTGATGAAGACGTGGCTGAAGTGACACTTCTGGACAACTGGAACAATCAGAGGAGACACACAGTTGATCTCCAACATCATTCATGTTCATGCAGAGAGTGGCAGCTCACAGGCAAGCCCTGCAAGCATGCATTAGCTTGGATACTGTCCAATAGGGGAATGAAAATAGAAGATTATGTGCATGAATATTATTCTGTACCAAGATTTAGGGCTGCTTATGAAGGAAGAGTAGAGCCTTTTCCAGACAGAACACAGTGGCCTGTGGTGGATCTTGGGTTCACAATATTTCCACCCTTGCTAGGAAGACCACCAGGCAGACCAAGAGTACAGAGAATTAGGGGCTGCCTTGAAGGGAAAGCGAACAAGAAAAAGGTGAAGTGCAAAAGGTGTGGTGACTTCGGTCACTTTGCCAAGACTTGCAAATTTGCTGAGGTTGACTCCGATGGAGAAATTAGGGGTAGATCACAGAACAAGAG GAAACGGCAACAAGATGATGACACTGCTGGGCCATcagaggtgaagaagaagaagacagcacaaaagaagaaaaagagtccCAAAAGGAAGAAGAcgcccaagaagaagaagactccAGTGAAGAAAAAGCAACAGAAGGCTACCGCCGCACCACAGCCTAGAGTTGTCACGAGCTTGTCACAGTTCCTTAATACCCAACTCACTGCTCACGTCACCGATTCCTGA